A single Ignavibacteriales bacterium DNA region contains:
- a CDS encoding DNA alkylation repair protein has product MTTTELLSQLKALGNEKMHKHQVKSGAEPDRLFGVKTGDIRTLAKKIKTNHQLGLELWKTRNYDARLLAILIMKPAELSAEELSDMAADLGLDWVADWFNSYLLKESPHKEQLREIWMNSDNPWQARCGWSLTASKIAKGAEGLDLKKILDRIETEMPEAAPAVQWTMNFALAYCGIHHPEFRKRALEIGEKLGIYRDYPVSKGCTSPFAPIWINEIVSRQGK; this is encoded by the coding sequence ATGACCACCACCGAACTCCTCTCCCAGCTCAAAGCTTTGGGAAATGAAAAAATGCACAAGCACCAGGTAAAAAGCGGGGCGGAACCTGACCGTCTCTTTGGCGTGAAAACCGGTGACATCAGAACTCTCGCTAAGAAGATTAAAACCAATCATCAGCTCGGGCTGGAGCTCTGGAAAACCAGAAATTATGATGCGCGGCTTCTGGCTATTCTGATTATGAAACCGGCAGAACTCTCAGCAGAAGAGCTTAGTGATATGGCTGCTGACCTGGGGCTGGACTGGGTGGCTGACTGGTTTAATTCGTATCTGCTAAAGGAATCTCCGCATAAAGAACAGCTTCGTGAAATCTGGATGAATTCAGACAACCCCTGGCAGGCACGGTGCGGATGGAGCTTAACTGCGAGTAAAATAGCAAAAGGGGCTGAGGGTCTCGATCTGAAAAAGATTTTAGACAGAATTGAAACAGAAATGCCGGAAGCAGCTCCGGCAGTTCAGTGGACTATGAATTTTGCATTGGCTTACTGCGGTATTCACCATCCTGAGTTCAGAAAAAGAGCGCTGGAGATCGGAGAAAAACTTGGTATATACCGGGACTATCCTGTTTCCAAGGGATGCACCTCTCCGTTTGCACCAATCTGGATAAATGAAATAGTAAGCCGGCAGGGTAAATAA
- a CDS encoding DUF3857 domain-containing protein, with the protein MKKSLRLFVVILLFVPVLLFSPGCGGGGFIDVSSLKDELNVSEIPGAKEYPNADAIRILERHETELTITSDGYVNTQEKVHIIQKLLKNIDQYAFIEIDLGGGQKLEKIVARTVKADGTVIELKPEDFLLSSGSSDANSFYTDEKSVKFTFPAIEKNCIIEYIYTIKKGFAFRYDVWFTQNTVPILKNEYILRFPKLLILAKGLGGAGWNWNFKPYNLNLPKQVTDEGIKNKDLAQPMTVTWTLNNVEAFEPEPNMPAWSNYIGHVRFAPSDWKSWNDISTWYYKELFEPQVETSSKIKSLAESLTKDLASDEEKIEALNHYVRNMRYVSIVLGDGGLVPNPPSKVIERNYGDCKDKSTLLVSLCRSIGITAKPVLVLTEDRGEIDESFASWRFNHMIIQATTSSGKSYFIDATAEFATLTDLPVGGEGVKTLVMNSDGKASFQKTPVSTASDNVTTFNADIQIKPDGSAEMDVTILYKGNSAQEARYKLKDLTNDELARHCGNYIAEDFINAKIDNISHTPVDSVYSEMKLQFTVSFASLFTKAADLSMARINPFHIFNQYSWLKREKRSYPLLLPYRFTINKNITLQLPDQYYELRSMPEKLSLTNKNMEYDTRYQDLGGGKLRFQETFSLKENRITPQYYSEFRNLIEQMKNKSEEKIVLNKK; encoded by the coding sequence ATGAAAAAATCTCTCCGGTTATTTGTTGTTATTCTTCTTTTTGTTCCAGTGCTTCTTTTTTCCCCGGGCTGCGGCGGGGGCGGATTTATTGATGTTTCATCTTTGAAAGATGAACTTAATGTGTCTGAAATTCCGGGCGCAAAAGAATATCCAAACGCTGATGCCATTAGGATATTAGAGCGGCATGAAACTGAGCTGACCATTACCTCAGACGGATATGTTAACACACAGGAAAAAGTGCACATCATTCAAAAACTCCTTAAGAATATTGACCAGTATGCCTTTATCGAAATTGATCTTGGAGGCGGTCAAAAATTAGAAAAAATAGTGGCCAGAACAGTTAAAGCAGACGGAACAGTTATTGAACTTAAACCGGAAGATTTTCTGCTTTCTTCCGGCTCGTCTGATGCAAATTCATTTTATACCGATGAAAAAAGCGTTAAATTTACTTTCCCCGCAATCGAAAAGAACTGCATCATCGAGTATATTTATACCATCAAAAAAGGTTTTGCATTCCGTTATGATGTCTGGTTTACACAAAACACTGTTCCGATTCTTAAGAATGAGTATATACTACGCTTTCCGAAATTGCTCATCCTGGCAAAGGGCTTAGGAGGTGCCGGGTGGAACTGGAACTTTAAACCCTATAATCTTAACCTCCCCAAACAGGTTACTGATGAGGGTATTAAAAACAAGGACCTTGCACAGCCCATGACCGTAACATGGACTCTCAATAACGTTGAGGCATTTGAACCCGAACCCAATATGCCTGCCTGGTCGAATTATATCGGGCATGTTCGCTTTGCTCCTTCCGATTGGAAATCCTGGAATGATATCTCAACCTGGTACTACAAGGAGCTGTTTGAGCCGCAGGTGGAAACCTCATCAAAAATTAAATCACTTGCTGAGTCACTCACAAAAGATCTTGCGTCTGATGAAGAAAAAATTGAGGCGCTCAACCATTATGTGAGAAATATGCGTTATGTTTCAATAGTGCTTGGAGATGGAGGATTAGTGCCTAATCCCCCCTCAAAAGTAATTGAACGGAATTATGGCGATTGCAAGGATAAATCCACACTGCTTGTAAGTCTGTGCCGTTCGATTGGGATTACCGCAAAACCAGTATTGGTCTTGACCGAAGACCGTGGAGAAATAGATGAAAGTTTTGCTTCCTGGCGCTTTAATCACATGATTATTCAGGCAACCACTTCATCCGGAAAATCATACTTTATTGATGCAACCGCTGAGTTCGCGACTCTCACTGACCTCCCCGTTGGCGGCGAGGGTGTTAAAACATTAGTGATGAATTCAGACGGCAAAGCAAGTTTTCAAAAAACTCCGGTTTCCACCGCTTCTGATAATGTCACTACCTTTAATGCTGATATACAGATTAAGCCGGACGGGTCAGCGGAGATGGATGTTACTATTCTGTATAAGGGAAATTCGGCGCAGGAGGCGCGTTACAAATTAAAAGACCTTACCAACGATGAACTTGCCAGGCACTGCGGCAATTATATTGCCGAAGATTTCATCAATGCCAAAATTGATAATATATCTCATACTCCGGTTGACTCTGTCTATTCGGAAATGAAGCTTCAGTTTACTGTTTCTTTTGCATCACTGTTTACCAAAGCTGCAGATTTATCAATGGCAAGAATTAATCCGTTTCACATTTTTAATCAGTATTCCTGGTTAAAGCGGGAAAAGAGGTCCTATCCGCTTTTGTTGCCATATCGTTTCACTATCAATAAAAATATCACCCTTCAACTCCCTGATCAGTACTACGAACTGCGGAGTATGCCTGAAAAATTATCTCTCACCAATAAAAATATGGAGTATGATACCCGCTATCAGGATTTAGGAGGAGGAAAACTCAGATTTCAGGAAACTTTTTCTCTTAAAGAAAACAGAATAACCCCGCAGTATTATTCTGAATTCAGGAATCTTATTGAACAGATGAAGAACAAATCAGAAGAAAAGATTGTCCTGAATAAAAAGTAG
- a CDS encoding NADP-dependent malic enzyme — translation MKTTKQEALDYHSSGRKGKIEVNPTKPCLTQRDLSLAYTPGVAEPCLEIEKNPELAYSYTAKGNLVAVISNGTAVLGLGDIGALAGKPVMEGKGVLFKRFADIDVFDIELNSHDSKEIIRAVQMLEPTFGGINLEDIKAPECFYIEKELKETMNIPVFHDDQHGTAIISGAALINACEIAGKNLSEIKVVFNGAGASANACANLYCMLGVKKENIIMCDTKGVIYKGRTEGMNEFKEVYAQDTPLRTLTDAFKGADVFVGLSVGNCVTKEMVKLMGEHPIVFAMANPTPEISYEDALEARPDLIMATGRSDYPNQINNVLGFPFIFRGALDVRATAINDEMKLAASHALAELAKEEVPEVVRRAYQGQEIKFGKEYIVPKPFDPRVLTYVAPAVAKAAMETGVAKNPIEDWDIYKESLRERQGLSKEIIRRTIEKAKNAPRRIVFPEGNQYKIIKAAQILVEDGIAKPILIGDPAEIRGIMEEHQMPDFEFEVIDPFKFDRIDEYANEFYAMRQRKGLTLQNAKYQMRKGNYFGAMMVKKGEADGMISGLTTFYPETIRPALEVIQLAEGVKRVSGMYIVLVKKHVYFFADTTVNVDPTSDELVEIAHLAAETVARFNTVPKIAMLSFSNFGSAPYPVSNKVREAVAKFKEKYPGIMIDGEMQADTATNPEVLQQYFPFSTLKGRANVLIFPGLASANISYKLMAQIGGADVIGPILMGLSKPVHILQKGAEIEHIVDMAAIAVVEANEKFNHQ, via the coding sequence ATGAAAACTACCAAACAGGAAGCCCTCGATTATCATAGTTCAGGACGTAAGGGAAAAATTGAAGTTAACCCCACCAAGCCATGTCTGACCCAGCGCGATCTTTCATTAGCTTATACCCCAGGAGTTGCTGAACCCTGTCTTGAAATTGAAAAAAATCCGGAGCTTGCTTATTCTTACACCGCCAAAGGTAACCTGGTTGCCGTTATCAGTAATGGCACAGCAGTCCTTGGACTGGGCGATATCGGTGCCCTGGCGGGCAAGCCGGTCATGGAAGGCAAAGGTGTCCTCTTCAAACGCTTTGCCGATATTGATGTTTTTGACATCGAACTGAATTCCCACGACTCAAAAGAAATCATCCGCGCGGTGCAGATGCTCGAACCGACCTTCGGCGGCATCAACCTGGAAGACATCAAAGCCCCCGAATGCTTCTACATCGAAAAGGAGCTGAAGGAGACTATGAATATCCCCGTCTTCCACGATGACCAGCACGGAACGGCAATCATCTCCGGCGCGGCACTCATAAACGCCTGCGAAATCGCCGGAAAGAACCTCTCAGAAATCAAAGTGGTCTTTAACGGCGCCGGTGCCTCCGCAAACGCTTGCGCAAATCTCTACTGCATGCTCGGCGTTAAAAAAGAAAACATTATCATGTGCGATACCAAGGGCGTTATATATAAAGGACGCACTGAAGGCATGAATGAATTCAAGGAAGTATATGCACAGGATACTCCTCTCAGAACTCTTACCGATGCATTCAAAGGCGCAGATGTGTTTGTTGGTCTTTCTGTCGGCAACTGTGTAACCAAGGAGATGGTAAAGCTCATGGGTGAACACCCGATCGTGTTTGCAATGGCGAACCCTACACCTGAAATCTCTTATGAAGACGCGCTCGAAGCCCGTCCCGACCTGATCATGGCAACCGGCCGCTCTGATTATCCGAACCAGATTAACAACGTTCTAGGTTTCCCTTTCATCTTCCGCGGAGCGCTTGATGTAAGAGCAACTGCCATTAACGACGAAATGAAACTCGCTGCTTCTCACGCTCTCGCCGAACTTGCAAAGGAAGAAGTTCCTGAAGTTGTACGCCGTGCATATCAGGGGCAGGAAATAAAATTCGGCAAGGAATATATAGTACCCAAACCGTTTGATCCCCGAGTACTCACTTATGTAGCCCCGGCCGTTGCAAAAGCCGCAATGGAGACCGGTGTTGCTAAGAATCCCATTGAAGACTGGGATATATATAAAGAGTCACTTCGCGAACGGCAGGGACTTTCAAAAGAAATTATCCGCCGCACTATTGAAAAAGCAAAGAATGCTCCGCGCCGGATAGTATTCCCCGAAGGCAATCAGTATAAAATCATTAAAGCTGCTCAGATACTTGTTGAAGACGGCATAGCAAAACCGATTCTTATCGGAGATCCTGCTGAAATCCGCGGTATCATGGAAGAACATCAGATGCCTGATTTTGAATTTGAGGTTATTGACCCGTTCAAATTTGACCGCATTGATGAATATGCAAATGAGTTTTATGCAATGCGCCAGCGCAAAGGGCTCACTCTTCAGAACGCGAAATATCAGATGCGCAAAGGCAATTACTTCGGCGCGATGATGGTTAAGAAAGGTGAAGCAGACGGAATGATTTCCGGTCTGACAACATTCTACCCTGAAACCATACGCCCCGCGCTTGAAGTGATTCAGCTTGCAGAAGGTGTTAAACGTGTATCCGGAATGTATATCGTTCTGGTCAAAAAACATGTTTACTTCTTTGCTGATACAACGGTTAATGTTGATCCAACCTCAGATGAACTTGTTGAAATAGCTCATCTGGCAGCTGAGACTGTAGCGCGCTTTAATACCGTGCCAAAGATAGCAATGCTTTCATTCAGCAATTTTGGTTCGGCTCCGTATCCTGTTTCAAATAAGGTGCGGGAAGCAGTTGCTAAATTCAAAGAGAAATATCCCGGTATCATGATTGACGGAGAAATGCAGGCAGACACGGCAACTAATCCTGAAGTTCTGCAGCAGTATTTCCCCTTCTCTACCCTTAAAGGCAGAGCCAATGTGCTTATCTTCCCTGGTCTTGCATCAGCCAATATATCGTATAAACTGATGGCACAGATCGGCGGAGCGGATGTAATCGGACCAATCCTTATGGGTCTGAGCAAACCGGTGCATATCCTTCAGAAAGGCGCAGAGATTGAACATATTGTAGATATGGCAGCTATTGCTGTTGTTGAAGCAAACGAAAAGTTCAATCACCAGTAA
- a CDS encoding GNAT family N-acetyltransferase produces MSENLQQRLLTLDDTQYISQQADWYLDEWKVPREKTFQRLNKSINDNLLFQVILLKGDRLIAAGGISDEVNLLDYCPEYKTVRYWLARVYTIPEERGKGYGADLCRYIQSLARTRGHKTLYLYTDTAESLYRRLGWELTEYASMDGRKVAVMKYTL; encoded by the coding sequence ATGTCTGAAAATTTGCAGCAAAGGCTGTTAACGCTGGATGATACCCAATATATATCCCAGCAGGCGGACTGGTATCTGGATGAGTGGAAAGTCCCGAGGGAGAAAACGTTCCAGCGGCTCAATAAATCCATCAATGATAACCTTCTGTTTCAGGTAATTTTGCTGAAGGGGGACCGCTTAATTGCCGCGGGAGGGATATCCGATGAGGTTAATCTTCTGGATTATTGCCCGGAATACAAAACCGTCCGGTATTGGCTGGCCAGGGTATATACTATACCGGAGGAGCGGGGCAAGGGGTATGGCGCTGACTTATGCCGCTATATTCAGAGTCTTGCCAGAACCAGAGGACATAAAACACTGTATCTTTATACTGATACTGCTGAAAGCCTCTACCGGAGGCTTGGATGGGAACTGACGGAATATGCCAGTATGGATGGCAGAAAAGTTGCGGTGATGAAATACACCTTGTAA
- a CDS encoding DUF1203 domain-containing protein codes for MTNFIIKALPDSEFTSLFGMEDSELSKLGAVRMTVDEKPGYPCRVSLEDAEVGEEVILLPYKHHKTNSPYQSAGPIFVRKGAKTASPQVNEIPVMLLHRLLSLRGYDKNGMMISASVVEGKTLKDQLHKTFENNDVAYIHIHNAKPGCYNCVAERI; via the coding sequence ATGACAAACTTTATTATAAAAGCGCTTCCGGATTCAGAATTCACCAGTCTCTTCGGTATGGAAGACTCAGAGCTGAGCAAGCTTGGCGCGGTAAGAATGACCGTTGATGAAAAGCCGGGTTACCCTTGCCGGGTGAGTCTTGAGGATGCCGAAGTCGGGGAAGAAGTTATATTACTCCCCTATAAACATCATAAAACCAATTCACCCTACCAGTCAGCCGGTCCCATTTTTGTTAGAAAGGGGGCAAAAACAGCCAGTCCGCAAGTAAACGAAATCCCCGTAATGCTGCTTCATCGTCTCCTTTCGCTGAGAGGGTATGACAAAAACGGCATGATGATAAGCGCTTCGGTTGTTGAGGGAAAGACCCTTAAAGACCAGCTTCACAAGACTTTTGAAAACAATGATGTTGCATATATTCATATCCACAACGCAAAACCGGGCTGTTATAACTGCGTGGCAGAACGGATATAG
- a CDS encoding gamma-glutamylcyclotransferase → MYYFAYGSNMDESQMRSKKVAFTKREKAILYGYSMSFSKKTTNGSGRATILPSERESFVEGVLYEIDERDLEKLDKPERYPTHYSRIEVTVSCAENPSVKAIAYQANPQFVQDGLKPMQGYLESLLAAKPFLSEDYYQKLASAEYIPQQKRRISKEVEIYSEKIIAAGRTYFFDIKQSGKGDYYIAISESKKTAEGFERHRVMIFADHMQEFTESIISLNAKLLSILEQSKSA, encoded by the coding sequence ATGTATTACTTTGCCTACGGCTCAAATATGGATGAGTCACAAATGAGGTCTAAGAAGGTGGCTTTTACTAAAAGAGAAAAGGCGATCCTCTATGGCTATTCCATGTCATTCAGCAAAAAAACCACTAACGGAAGCGGCCGAGCCACAATTCTCCCTTCAGAACGGGAGAGTTTTGTCGAGGGCGTTTTATATGAGATTGATGAACGGGATCTGGAAAAACTGGATAAACCCGAACGATACCCGACCCACTATTCACGTATTGAGGTTACTGTTTCATGTGCAGAAAATCCCTCAGTAAAGGCTATTGCTTATCAGGCAAATCCCCAGTTTGTTCAGGATGGCCTGAAACCGATGCAGGGATATCTCGAATCGCTTCTTGCCGCCAAACCATTCCTTTCAGAGGATTATTATCAAAAACTTGCCTCCGCTGAATATATCCCCCAGCAAAAAAGAAGAATCAGCAAGGAAGTAGAGATTTATTCTGAAAAAATTATTGCCGCCGGCAGGACCTACTTTTTCGATATAAAACAGAGCGGAAAAGGGGATTATTACATCGCTATTTCGGAAAGCAAAAAAACCGCCGAGGGCTTTGAACGTCACAGGGTAATGATTTTTGCCGATCATATGCAGGAGTTCACTGAATCCATCATCAGCCTGAACGCCAAACTGCTTTCCATCTTGGAGCAGTCAAAAAGCGCCTGA
- a CDS encoding SPFH domain-containing protein, with protein MQNIVDRPVRNISGFIMLPLVIIAGVLDVLLTIYAATYDIPMYLWIIIPVALAIFISFGGFFIVQPNNSRVLVLFGNYLGTAAKSGFWWANPFTSKHLVSLRIRNFNSDKIKVNDQHGNPIEIAAVIVWRVVDSARALFDVQNYEQFVAIQSETAIRALASEYPYDVDQEDKPSLRGTPQEIADQLKEHLQSRLHVAGIEVMEARLTHLAYAPEIAQAMLRRQQAQAVVAARQKIVEGAVGMVQMALDQLSAQHIVTLDEEKKASMVNNLLVALVSESEATPVINTGTLHS; from the coding sequence ATGCAAAACATAGTTGATCGTCCCGTTCGTAATATTAGCGGATTCATTATGCTTCCGCTGGTTATTATTGCCGGAGTACTTGATGTGCTCCTTACTATTTATGCAGCCACATATGATATCCCGATGTATCTCTGGATTATTATTCCGGTTGCTTTGGCTATTTTTATCAGTTTCGGCGGGTTCTTTATCGTACAGCCGAACAACTCCAGGGTTCTGGTTCTTTTCGGTAATTATCTTGGCACAGCCGCAAAGTCAGGTTTCTGGTGGGCAAACCCATTCACCTCAAAGCATCTTGTTTCTTTAAGAATCAGAAACTTTAACAGCGACAAGATTAAAGTAAACGATCAGCACGGCAACCCGATTGAAATAGCAGCCGTGATCGTCTGGCGCGTTGTTGATTCGGCCCGTGCGCTTTTTGATGTGCAGAATTATGAGCAGTTTGTCGCAATTCAGAGTGAGACCGCCATACGCGCGCTCGCATCCGAATACCCTTATGATGTTGATCAGGAGGATAAACCTTCATTACGTGGCACACCGCAGGAAATTGCAGACCAGTTAAAGGAGCATCTTCAGTCGCGCCTTCATGTAGCCGGTATTGAGGTAATGGAAGCCCGCCTGACACACCTTGCTTATGCACCGGAAATTGCGCAGGCAATGCTCCGCAGACAGCAGGCGCAGGCAGTTGTAGCCGCCCGTCAGAAGATTGTTGAGGGAGCGGTTGGTATGGTTCAGATGGCGCTTGATCAGCTTAGCGCTCAGCATATTGTTACACTTGATGAAGAGAAAAAGGCTTCCATGGTGAATAACCTGCTGGTGGCTCTTGTTTCTGAGTCAGAAGCCACACCGGTTATTAACACCGGAACGCTGCATTCATAA
- a CDS encoding ATP-binding protein: MLTRILTDRIKARLFQGKTIILYGARQTGKTTLVKSIMQEYVDEARYLNCEILSVEQNLREAEPDKLKSYLGGRRLVVLDEAQHIPDIGKILKLMTDEMPETQILATGSSSLNLRYMTAEPMTGRTIEYLLYPLSILEIRQQGDWFAADAQLERLLRLGSYPEIYLSTDEFAKERLDQLASSYLYRDLLRYEGIKKSSVLNDLLISLALQVGSEVSYHELAVKLGINRLTVQKYIDLLEQSYVIFRLRAFSRNLRKELTKSVKIYFYDTGIRNALLQNYNLLELRQDSGALWKNYCIAERMKANSFAGRKVNSYFWRTYDQKEVDYIEEADGKLTGYEFKYSPDAKIKSAADFKETYNADVHRVDRKNLWKFAELRI, from the coding sequence ATGCTGACCAGAATTCTTACTGACAGGATAAAAGCCCGCCTATTCCAGGGTAAGACCATAATTTTATATGGTGCACGACAAACGGGCAAGACCACGCTTGTGAAATCCATCATGCAGGAATATGTGGATGAAGCCCGCTATTTGAACTGTGAGATACTCTCAGTTGAGCAGAATCTGCGCGAGGCAGAGCCGGATAAGTTGAAGTCGTATCTGGGCGGCAGACGGCTGGTTGTTTTGGATGAAGCACAACATATTCCAGACATAGGAAAAATCCTGAAACTGATGACTGATGAGATGCCGGAGACGCAGATACTGGCAACAGGATCATCAAGTCTTAATCTGCGGTATATGACCGCCGAGCCGATGACGGGAAGAACAATAGAGTATCTGCTTTATCCGCTCAGCATACTTGAAATCAGGCAACAGGGAGATTGGTTCGCAGCAGATGCTCAGCTTGAGAGACTGCTGAGACTGGGTTCATATCCGGAAATATATCTTTCGACCGATGAGTTTGCAAAAGAGCGGCTTGACCAGCTTGCCTCAAGTTACCTATACCGCGACCTGCTCAGGTATGAGGGGATAAAAAAATCAAGTGTGCTTAATGATCTGCTGATCTCACTGGCGCTTCAGGTTGGCAGTGAAGTATCATATCACGAACTTGCGGTAAAACTGGGAATAAACAGACTGACCGTTCAGAAATATATAGATCTGCTTGAGCAGAGTTATGTGATTTTCCGGCTGCGTGCCTTTTCACGGAATCTGCGCAAAGAACTTACAAAGTCAGTAAAGATTTACTTTTACGATACAGGCATCCGTAATGCTCTGCTGCAGAATTATAATCTGCTCGAGCTGAGGCAGGATTCCGGTGCGCTGTGGAAAAACTATTGTATTGCAGAGCGGATGAAAGCAAACTCATTTGCTGGAAGAAAAGTGAACTCATATTTCTGGAGAACATACGATCAAAAAGAAGTTGATTACATTGAAGAAGCAGACGGCAAACTGACGGGTTATGAGTTTAAGTACTCACCGGATGCTAAAATAAAATCAGCAGCTGATTTTAAAGAAACCTATAATGCAGATGTGCACCGGGTTGACAGGAAAAACTTATGGAAGTTTGCCGAATTGCGTATATAG
- a CDS encoding heme-binding domain-containing protein — protein sequence MKKALKITLYVIIGLFVAIQLYPDGIPRENPPVETVIEWPDQQAKELFYAACADCHSNETKWPWYSYIAPAKWAVKNHVIDGRRHFNISVQGFGKDAHEAGEVIREDYMPLQEYTLMHSEAKLTPEQKELLANTLDQMFAKEE from the coding sequence ATGAAGAAGGCTCTTAAAATAACCCTTTATGTAATTATTGGCCTGTTCGTGGCAATTCAGTTATACCCCGACGGAATACCGAGAGAAAATCCGCCGGTTGAGACCGTGATTGAATGGCCTGATCAGCAGGCAAAGGAGCTCTTTTATGCAGCCTGCGCCGACTGCCACAGCAATGAAACCAAATGGCCCTGGTACAGCTACATTGCACCGGCAAAATGGGCAGTAAAGAATCATGTGATTGACGGCAGAAGACATTTTAATATCTCAGTTCAGGGTTTCGGCAAAGATGCGCATGAAGCCGGTGAAGTTATCCGCGAGGACTATATGCCTCTTCAGGAATACACCTTAATGCATTCAGAAGCCAAACTAACCCCCGAACAGAAAGAACTTCTCGCAAATACGCTAGATCAAATGTTTGCAAAAGAAGAGTAA
- a CDS encoding NAD(P)H-dependent oxidoreductase, producing MSVYKVALLAGTMGENREGLRVLQFAKNQIIQRGWQPMVADAGVYDLPMLSEVYRFMKDPDPRLTEIHELFTEADGFIVITAEYNHSVPPALKNMLDYFREEYFFKPSGIISYSSGPFGGVRGAEQLRLILSELKTPPIPTSLPISRVHESILADGSSVNGDYERRGKKFFNEFGWYMEALAEQRKKGKPY from the coding sequence ATGTCAGTGTATAAAGTGGCGTTGCTAGCGGGAACAATGGGAGAAAACAGGGAAGGGCTGAGGGTTCTGCAGTTTGCTAAAAATCAGATCATACAAAGAGGATGGCAGCCCATGGTAGCAGACGCGGGAGTATATGACCTGCCCATGCTGAGCGAAGTTTATCGCTTTATGAAAGATCCGGACCCGCGTCTTACGGAAATTCATGAATTGTTTACCGAGGCGGACGGATTTATTGTAATCACCGCGGAATATAACCACAGCGTTCCCCCCGCGCTAAAAAATATGCTTGATTATTTTCGTGAAGAATATTTCTTTAAACCCAGCGGCATTATATCATACTCATCCGGACCCTTCGGAGGAGTGCGCGGCGCTGAACAGCTGCGGCTCATCCTGTCGGAATTAAAAACCCCGCCTATTCCTACATCCCTGCCGATCTCCCGGGTGCATGAGAGTATCCTCGCTGACGGATCATCGGTCAACGGTGACTACGAACGCCGCGGCAAAAAATTCTTTAATGAATTCGGCTGGTATATGGAAGCACTCGCGGAACAGCGGAAAAAGGGGAAACCGTATTAG